One genomic window of Bartonella sp. HY038 includes the following:
- the dut gene encoding dUTP diphosphatase, giving the protein MMSAHLPKLGIIRLGHSNGLDLPAYETAGAAGMDLRAALPKDRQIILNPGRRILVPTGLIFEIPLGYEVQIRPRSGLALKHGITCLNTPGTIDSDYRGEIQVLLINLGEEEFRITRAMRIAQAVIAPVVQLQCEERQEVSQTERGEKGFGSTGHH; this is encoded by the coding sequence ATGATGTCTGCTCACCTCCCTAAACTTGGTATTATCCGTCTTGGTCATAGCAATGGTTTGGATCTACCTGCCTATGAAACGGCAGGTGCAGCAGGAATGGATCTACGTGCTGCCCTTCCTAAAGACCGTCAGATTATTTTAAACCCAGGGCGGCGCATTTTGGTGCCAACTGGTTTGATTTTTGAAATTCCATTGGGTTATGAAGTGCAGATCAGACCACGCTCTGGTCTTGCCTTAAAGCATGGCATAACCTGCCTTAATACGCCTGGTACTATTGATAGCGATTATCGTGGTGAAATTCAGGTGCTGTTGATTAATTTAGGTGAAGAAGAATTTAGAATCACCCGTGCTATGCGCATTGCACAAGCGGTAATTGCGCCTGTTGTGCAGTTACAGTGCGAAGAGCGCCAAGAAGTTTCGCAAACAGAGCGCGGCGAAAAAGGCTTTGGCTCAACTGGACATCATTAG
- the secB gene encoding protein-export chaperone SecB — MSETDANNNGATAPSLNILTQYIRDFSFESPNAPNSLRLRDNAPPINIAVNVNANEMGDDMYDVVLSLNARAGDEKDVMFNIELVYGGVFRVQNFPQEHVMPVVFIECPRLLFPFAREIIAGITRSGGFPPLMIDPIDFAAIFQQRMAEENARQQVQTN; from the coding sequence ATGTCTGAAACAGATGCAAACAATAATGGTGCAACTGCACCTAGTCTTAATATTTTAACGCAATATATCCGCGATTTTTCTTTTGAAAGTCCAAATGCGCCAAATTCATTGCGCTTGCGTGATAATGCTCCGCCAATCAATATTGCTGTAAATGTTAACGCCAATGAAATGGGCGATGACATGTATGACGTTGTGCTTTCATTAAATGCACGTGCAGGCGATGAAAAAGACGTTATGTTCAATATTGAACTCGTTTATGGCGGCGTGTTCCGCGTGCAAAACTTCCCGCAAGAACATGTAATGCCGGTTGTTTTCATTGAATGCCCACGTTTGCTTTTCCCATTTGCGCGTGAAATCATTGCTGGTATTACTCGCAGTGGCGGCTTCCCACCATTGATGATTGACCCAATTGACTTTGCAGCAATTTTCCAACAGCGCATGGCTGAAGAAAATGCACGTCAACAAGTGCAAACAAACTAA
- a CDS encoding FxsA family protein gives MKLRLFGFVFFAAFFIEVASIIVVGRQVGVLWTLLLLFLGMVIGGSLIAKSGRDMITQVQIELAAGRNPDQHMVKGLMTFIAGILLFIPGFVTDILAIILLIPFVQEKLLKFMKNHTKLSTKYYADHQTSNRRGYSSTEDGEIIIDLDSNDYRSENDEKRDIKYISDTKNDDNLR, from the coding sequence ATGAAGCTGCGTTTATTTGGATTTGTATTTTTTGCAGCTTTTTTTATTGAAGTTGCAAGCATTATAGTTGTCGGAAGACAAGTCGGCGTACTTTGGACGTTATTACTATTGTTTTTGGGAATGGTAATTGGGGGATCATTGATCGCAAAATCAGGCCGCGATATGATAACGCAAGTTCAAATAGAGCTTGCAGCAGGAAGAAATCCCGACCAACACATGGTTAAAGGTTTAATGACCTTTATTGCCGGTATTTTGCTTTTTATTCCGGGTTTTGTAACGGATATTTTGGCAATTATTTTGCTCATTCCTTTCGTGCAAGAAAAACTGCTAAAATTCATGAAGAACCACACCAAACTTAGCACAAAATATTACGCAGACCATCAAACAAGTAATCGTCGCGGTTATTCATCGACAGAGGATGGCGAAATAATCATTGATCTTGATAGTAATGATTATCGCAGTGAAAATGATGAAAAGCGTGACATTAAATACATAAGTGACACTAAAAACGATGATAACTTGCGATAA
- the ugpB gene encoding sn-glycerol-3-phosphate ABC transporter substrate-binding protein UgpB, translated as MGFSVKFGIAAIVSALSMSTAFAQTEITFWHSMSGQLGQEVESLANDFNKSQTEYKVVPSFRGEYEESMIATIAAFRAKQQPVLVQIYEVGTGTMMAAKGAVYPVYKLMQETKEAFDPSAYLPVVSGYYTDTDGKMLSMPFNSSTPILYYNKDVFKKAGLDPEKAPTTWEDIEAFSKKILDSKAASCGFTMTYAAHWIGLENFSAVHNVPYGTKENGFGGLDATLTFNGDLQERLWKDLKKWSDNGTFRYGGPAGALDSAPMFVAQNCAMFMQSSGSRGGIVKQAKFDVGFGMLPYYADVKGAPQNSIIGGASLWVLQGHKDEQYKGAAKFLNFLSLPENQARWHQNTGYLPITKAAYELSKSQGFYEKNPGTEIAIKQINLNPPTENSKGVRFGNMPQIRSILDQELEAVLNGSKQPKAALDEAVSRGNQILREFEAANQ; from the coding sequence ATGGGTTTTTCGGTTAAATTTGGTATTGCCGCAATTGTATCAGCGCTTTCAATGAGTACTGCATTTGCGCAAACAGAAATTACTTTTTGGCATTCAATGAGTGGTCAGCTCGGGCAGGAAGTTGAAAGCCTTGCCAATGATTTTAATAAAAGCCAGACAGAATATAAGGTTGTGCCATCTTTTCGCGGTGAATATGAAGAAAGCATGATTGCAACGATTGCTGCCTTTCGTGCTAAGCAACAGCCAGTACTCGTGCAAATTTACGAAGTAGGCACTGGCACGATGATGGCAGCTAAGGGCGCTGTTTATCCCGTATATAAATTGATGCAAGAAACCAAAGAGGCTTTTGATCCATCTGCTTATCTGCCTGTTGTTAGTGGCTATTATACCGATACTGACGGCAAAATGCTGTCTATGCCGTTTAATTCTTCAACACCTATCCTTTATTATAACAAAGACGTTTTCAAAAAGGCTGGACTTGATCCGGAAAAAGCACCAACAACTTGGGAAGACATTGAAGCTTTTTCTAAGAAAATTCTTGATTCAAAGGCAGCAAGTTGTGGTTTTACCATGACTTATGCTGCTCATTGGATTGGACTTGAGAATTTCTCGGCCGTGCATAATGTTCCTTATGGCACCAAAGAAAATGGCTTTGGTGGATTAGATGCAACTTTAACTTTTAATGGTGACTTGCAAGAGCGCCTATGGAAAGACCTGAAAAAATGGTCGGATAATGGCACTTTCCGTTATGGCGGTCCTGCTGGCGCTCTTGATTCTGCACCAATGTTTGTTGCACAAAATTGTGCCATGTTTATGCAATCATCGGGTTCGCGCGGCGGTATTGTCAAGCAAGCTAAGTTCGATGTGGGCTTTGGCATGTTGCCTTATTATGCTGATGTAAAAGGCGCTCCGCAAAACTCGATCATTGGTGGTGCATCGCTTTGGGTATTGCAAGGACATAAGGATGAGCAATATAAGGGCGCAGCCAAATTTTTAAATTTCTTGTCCTTGCCAGAAAATCAAGCGCGTTGGCACCAAAATACCGGCTATTTGCCAATTACCAAAGCTGCTTATGAGCTGAGCAAAAGCCAAGGTTTTTATGAAAAAAATCCCGGCACTGAAATAGCTATCAAGCAAATTAATTTAAATCCACCGACAGAAAATTCAAAAGGCGTGCGTTTTGGTAATATGCCACAAATTCGCTCTATCCTTGATCAGGAATTAGAAGCTGTCCTTAATGGGTCAAAGCAACCAAAGGCAGCGCTTGACGAGGCCGTTTCACGCGGCAATCAAATATTGCGTGAGTTTGAAGCTGCTAATCAATAG
- the ugpA gene encoding sn-glycerol-3-phosphate ABC transporter permease UgpA, which produces MQEKRVYFKNNTLPYWLLAPQLAVTFFFFLWPAAQGIISSFQREDPFGFKTVFVGFDNYVRIFSSPAYFHAIYVTVIFAVSVTVLSMGISLLLAVAADRVIKAKSFYTTMLLWPYAVAPIIAGVLWLFLFHPTIGTIPYLLHFIDVNWNHRVNGTQAMILIIIAASWKQISYNFLFFLAGLQSIPKSQIEAAAIDGAGPIKRFWTIVFPQLSPTTFFLLIININYVMFDTFAIIDGTTQGGPAQATNTLVYKVFDDGYKNQMIGVSAAQSTILMILVIALTIFQFRFVERRVQY; this is translated from the coding sequence ATGCAAGAAAAACGGGTCTATTTTAAAAACAATACGCTGCCCTATTGGCTATTGGCACCGCAATTAGCGGTAACGTTTTTCTTCTTTTTATGGCCGGCTGCACAAGGTATAATTTCATCTTTCCAGCGTGAAGATCCATTTGGCTTTAAAACTGTATTTGTCGGCTTTGATAATTATGTCCGTATTTTTTCAAGCCCTGCCTATTTCCATGCCATTTATGTGACTGTTATTTTTGCCGTATCGGTGACGGTACTTTCCATGGGAATATCGCTATTGCTTGCTGTTGCCGCCGATCGGGTTATTAAAGCAAAATCATTTTATACGACAATGCTCTTATGGCCTTATGCAGTTGCGCCGATCATTGCTGGTGTTTTGTGGTTGTTTCTTTTCCATCCTACCATTGGCACAATACCCTATTTATTACATTTTATTGATGTTAATTGGAACCATCGTGTAAATGGAACTCAAGCGATGATATTGATCATTATCGCTGCAAGTTGGAAGCAAATTTCTTATAATTTTTTGTTTTTTCTTGCCGGCTTGCAATCCATACCAAAATCTCAAATTGAAGCTGCTGCAATTGACGGGGCAGGGCCAATAAAACGGTTTTGGACTATTGTCTTTCCACAATTATCGCCAACAACTTTTTTCCTTTTAATTATTAATATAAATTATGTGATGTTTGATACTTTTGCTATTATCGATGGCACCACTCAAGGTGGGCCAGCACAGGCAACCAATACTCTTGTCTATAAGGTTTTTGATGATGGTTATAAAAATCAAATGATCGGCGTTTCTGCCGCGCAATCAACCATTTTGATGATTTTAGTTATTGCGCTTACTATTTTCCAATTCCGCTTTGTTGAGCGACGTGTGCAGTATTAA
- the ugpE gene encoding sn-glycerol-3-phosphate ABC transporter permease UgpE, which yields MVENRPFMVFLTYFILIVGIIITCFPVYIAIIASTHGSDAFSTGTLPLLPGGHAIENYTLVLGDGMAKMGLPAVAPLLTNSFIMAMGISIGKIAISIISAYAIVYMRFPFRKTAFALIFVTLMLPVEVRIVPTFKVVADLGLINSYAGMIIPLIASATATFLFRQFFLTVPDELLEAARIDGAGPFKFFKDILLPLSRVNLAALFIIQFVYGWVQYLWPLIVTTDAKYQTILVVMRQLFVESVQYDPKWNILMAVAVLAMLPPIIVIVSMQRLFVKGLIETEK from the coding sequence ATGGTAGAAAATCGCCCTTTTATGGTGTTCCTTACTTATTTTATCCTCATTGTAGGTATCATTATTACCTGCTTTCCTGTTTATATCGCCATCATTGCGTCAACCCATGGTTCTGATGCGTTTTCTACTGGCACATTACCGCTTTTGCCCGGTGGTCATGCTATTGAAAATTATACATTGGTGCTTGGCGATGGCATGGCAAAAATGGGCCTACCAGCGGTGGCACCGCTATTAACGAATTCATTTATTATGGCAATGGGAATTTCAATTGGTAAAATTGCGATTTCCATCATTTCCGCCTATGCTATCGTCTATATGCGTTTTCCATTTCGTAAAACCGCTTTTGCATTGATTTTTGTGACTTTGATGCTGCCAGTTGAGGTGCGTATTGTGCCCACATTTAAAGTGGTTGCCGATTTGGGGCTGATTAATTCTTATGCGGGTATGATTATACCGCTGATCGCTTCGGCTACAGCTACCTTTTTATTCAGACAGTTCTTTTTAACGGTACCCGATGAATTATTGGAAGCGGCGCGAATTGATGGGGCAGGACCATTTAAATTCTTTAAGGATATTTTATTGCCGCTAAGCCGGGTTAATTTGGCGGCATTATTTATTATTCAGTTTGTTTATGGTTGGGTGCAATATTTATGGCCGCTTATTGTCACTACTGACGCTAAATATCAAACAATTTTGGTCGTGATGCGCCAGCTTTTTGTGGAATCGGTACAATATGACCCTAAATGGAATATTTTAATGGCAGTTGCAGTGCTTGCCATGTTGCCGCCTATTATAGTGATTGTGTCGATGCAACGCTTATTTGTTAAAGGCCTGATTGAAACGGAGAAATGA
- the ugpC gene encoding sn-glycerol-3-phosphate ABC transporter ATP-binding protein UgpC: MASIKLSNIKKQYDNGITVIEGLNLSVNDGELVVLVGPSGCGKSTLLRMVAGLEQISGGELYIGDKLVNNIEPAERDIAMVFQNYALYPHMSVRGNLEYGLKNRKTPKDERDRRIMEAAKMLEIEPFLDRKPRQLSGGQRQRVAMGRAIVRKPKLFLFDEPLSNLDAKLRGQMRVEIKTLQRRLKTTSLYVTHDQLEAMTLADKLVVMNKGKIEQMGLPVDIYDKPKTLFVASFIGSPQMNFLERSVLSAIGGVGMVFGKEADYIGFRPGAVLLGEPRQGCLNFNAKILLVELIGAGCQILVEWQGQQLTIELPDRLQQNNEGNLQFSVPLKDLHPFNKQSGLRVED; encoded by the coding sequence ATGGCTTCGATAAAGCTTTCTAACATAAAAAAACAATATGATAATGGCATTACCGTGATTGAAGGACTTAACCTATCGGTTAATGATGGTGAGTTAGTGGTTTTGGTTGGACCCTCTGGTTGTGGCAAATCCACCCTATTGCGCATGGTGGCAGGTCTTGAGCAAATTAGCGGTGGTGAATTATATATTGGCGACAAGCTGGTCAATAATATCGAGCCAGCCGAGCGTGATATTGCGATGGTTTTTCAAAATTACGCGCTTTATCCGCATATGAGTGTGCGCGGTAATCTTGAATATGGTCTAAAAAATCGCAAAACGCCAAAGGATGAGCGTGATAGACGCATCATGGAAGCCGCCAAGATGCTCGAAATTGAACCGTTTTTAGATCGTAAACCACGACAATTATCGGGTGGGCAGCGTCAACGTGTGGCGATGGGGCGCGCTATTGTGCGCAAACCTAAATTATTTCTTTTTGATGAACCATTATCCAACCTTGATGCCAAATTGCGCGGTCAAATGCGCGTAGAGATTAAGACCTTGCAAAGGCGTTTAAAAACTACGAGCCTTTATGTAACCCATGACCAGTTGGAAGCTATGACCTTGGCGGATAAATTGGTGGTGATGAATAAGGGTAAAATTGAGCAAATGGGCTTGCCAGTTGATATTTATGATAAGCCTAAAACCTTATTTGTGGCTAGTTTTATCGGTTCGCCGCAGATGAATTTTTTAGAACGGTCAGTGTTAAGCGCCATTGGTGGAGTTGGCATGGTGTTTGGTAAAGAGGCTGATTATATTGGCTTTAGACCCGGCGCTGTATTATTGGGTGAGCCCCGTCAAGGTTGCCTCAATTTTAATGCTAAAATTTTGCTGGTGGAGTTAATTGGTGCAGGTTGTCAAATTCTGGTTGAGTGGCAAGGGCAACAATTAACCATTGAATTGCCGGATCGTTTACAGCAAAATAATGAAGGGAATTTACAGTTTTCTGTGCCGCTCAAAGATCTTCACCCCTTTAATAAGCAAAGCGGTTTGCGGGTGGAGGATTAG
- a CDS encoding substrate-binding domain-containing protein has protein sequence MRNYLLLILFILLLSGNFANAGTENKKIALFNIYAGDAWHQAMLESFTKTTNEAIKSGIIAKADVFTVLADKKGEQKAKFRDIIAQGYDAIIIDATTPSFLSEPASLSELVTEACAAHIIIVFFGATISEPCAWQVVSDFDEIGEKRVEYFRQHFSNHFNFVFVTAALNDPTAEEIENGSIGGLSRFVHFKPVASVLARQGEGETQKAVSNILTDLPSIDAALVSGDYGYEVAQAFLAAKRPLPIIVMSGNQNELQLWQEQHKLNGYETISISAPPAIVDAAFWLAQHILDGKSADKKRLFIPYLKITSDELDNVLKTIPKGGVASGSFSHKETVEIIDDANSYEKAKCFMTRTFSKTPMRDLYRYCD, from the coding sequence ATGCGGAATTATTTATTATTAATATTATTTATACTATTATTAAGTGGTAATTTTGCAAATGCGGGAACCGAAAATAAAAAAATTGCTTTGTTCAACATATATGCAGGTGACGCTTGGCATCAGGCCATGCTTGAAAGTTTTACAAAAACTACAAATGAAGCGATTAAAAGTGGTATCATTGCAAAGGCCGATGTTTTTACAGTGCTTGCGGATAAAAAAGGTGAGCAAAAGGCGAAATTTCGGGATATTATTGCACAAGGTTATGATGCTATCATTATTGATGCGACCACGCCTAGTTTTTTAAGCGAACCCGCCTCTTTGAGTGAATTAGTCACAGAAGCTTGTGCTGCTCATATAATTATTGTTTTTTTTGGTGCTACAATCAGTGAACCATGTGCATGGCAGGTTGTTTCTGATTTTGATGAAATTGGAGAAAAGCGTGTTGAATATTTTCGACAACACTTTTCTAATCACTTTAATTTTGTGTTTGTAACTGCTGCGCTCAATGATCCTACTGCCGAAGAAATTGAAAACGGTAGCATAGGTGGATTGTCGAGATTTGTTCATTTTAAACCAGTAGCATCTGTCTTAGCAAGGCAAGGTGAAGGTGAGACGCAAAAAGCAGTTAGTAATATTTTAACGGACTTGCCATCTATTGACGCTGCACTTGTTTCGGGGGATTATGGTTATGAAGTTGCACAAGCCTTTCTTGCAGCAAAACGGCCACTACCAATTATCGTTATGTCGGGCAATCAAAATGAATTACAATTGTGGCAAGAGCAACATAAACTCAATGGTTATGAAACAATTTCTATAAGTGCACCACCGGCGATTGTTGATGCAGCATTTTGGCTGGCTCAACATATTCTAGATGGTAAAAGCGCCGATAAGAAACGTTTATTTATTCCATATCTTAAAATTACCAGTGATGAATTGGACAATGTGTTAAAAACTATTCCAAAGGGTGGGGTTGCGAGTGGATCTTTTAGCCATAAAGAAACAGTTGAAATTATTGATGATGCAAATTCTTATGAAAAAGCCAAATGTTTTATGACGCGCACGTTTAGTAAAACACCAATGCGTGATCTTTATCGGTATTGCGATTAA
- the zapE gene encoding cell division protein ZapE, with product MDLVSHRYKALIASGEINEDPAQVKLVAEFDKLIDRLREKNLSRKSSPLGWLFGKRKAAQEPIQGLYIYGEVGRGKTMLMDLFFSCLPQGDKRRAHFNDFMNDVHDRINQHRQALNRGETKQNDPIPVVADALAKEAHILCFDEFTVTDIADAMILGRLFTALFDKGVTLIATSNVAPDNLYRNGLNRQLFVPFIAILKKQVEVYNLDAPTDYRLEKNGREPVYVSPLGNEAQKLMDAAWQNVIGDEKAEATEISVRGHLVEIPKATKDCARFEFFDLCSKPLAAFDYMALAAQYRTFFMDNVPILDDTRRNETKRFILFIDTLYDHHARLFISAAATADKLYEGRSNTTETFEFERTASRLFEMQSEEYLREWAEGDPRKKQKNEAE from the coding sequence ATGGATTTGGTTAGTCATCGCTATAAGGCACTTATTGCATCTGGGGAAATTAATGAAGATCCTGCGCAAGTCAAGTTGGTGGCTGAATTTGATAAGTTGATTGATCGTTTGCGCGAAAAAAATCTTTCTCGCAAATCAAGTCCACTTGGTTGGTTATTTGGCAAACGCAAAGCCGCACAAGAACCCATTCAAGGTCTTTACATTTATGGTGAAGTTGGGCGCGGTAAAACCATGCTTATGGATTTATTTTTTTCCTGCTTGCCCCAAGGTGATAAAAGACGCGCCCATTTTAATGACTTTATGAATGATGTCCATGACCGCATCAACCAACATCGCCAAGCTTTAAATCGTGGTGAAACCAAACAAAATGATCCAATTCCTGTGGTGGCTGATGCTTTGGCAAAAGAAGCACATATCTTGTGCTTTGACGAATTTACCGTAACCGACATTGCCGATGCAATGATTTTAGGGCGCCTATTCACTGCACTTTTTGATAAGGGCGTAACCCTTATTGCAACTTCAAACGTTGCGCCAGATAATCTTTACCGCAATGGCTTAAATCGGCAATTATTTGTGCCATTTATCGCAATTTTAAAAAAACAAGTCGAGGTTTATAATCTTGATGCGCCAACTGATTATCGCCTTGAAAAAAATGGCCGTGAGCCAGTTTATGTTTCGCCACTTGGCAATGAAGCGCAAAAATTAATGGATGCGGCTTGGCAAAATGTCATCGGTGATGAAAAAGCAGAGGCGACCGAAATATCAGTACGTGGCCACTTGGTGGAAATACCCAAAGCGACCAAGGATTGCGCAAGATTTGAATTTTTCGATCTTTGTTCAAAGCCCCTTGCTGCCTTTGACTATATGGCACTTGCAGCACAATATCGCACATTTTTCATGGATAATGTACCAATACTTGATGATACGCGCCGCAATGAAACCAAGCGCTTTATTTTATTTATTGATACACTGTATGACCATCATGCGCGGCTTTTTATCTCAGCGGCGGCTACGGCTGACAAGCTTTATGAAGGACGTTCTAATACAACTGAAACATTCGAGTTTGAGCGCACCGCATCACGCCTCTTTGAAATGCAAAGTGAAGAATATTTGCGCGAATGGGCAGAGGGCGACCCGAGGAAGAAGCAAAAGAATGAAGCAGAGTAA
- a CDS encoding cell division protein ZapA, with product MATVMVTIDGKTYRMACDEGQEEHLAGLAARLDRYISHLKSSFGEIGDHRLSVMAGIMVMDEMTEIEKRVEYLEDQNAQLTAEQENTSSNISQQEQAFITLIDEAAKRIEGLAMRIAPTK from the coding sequence ATGGCAACAGTGATGGTCACAATTGATGGCAAAACCTATCGTATGGCATGCGATGAGGGACAAGAGGAACATTTAGCGGGCTTAGCTGCCCGACTTGATCGCTATATTAGCCATTTAAAATCATCATTTGGTGAAATTGGCGATCATCGCCTATCGGTCATGGCGGGTATTATGGTCATGGATGAAATGACTGAAATTGAAAAGCGTGTCGAATATTTAGAAGACCAGAATGCCCAGCTCACTGCTGAGCAAGAAAACACCTCTTCCAATATTTCGCAGCAGGAACAAGCTTTTATCACACTTATTGATGAAGCTGCCAAGCGCATTGAAGGTCTTGCTATGCGGATTGCGCCAACAAAGTAG
- a CDS encoding DUF4164 domain-containing protein, whose translation MAVNTSLEQALEHMSRALNMLENAVEARIEAQSDMQEFEEEVQRLNADRSRLAQELDRAESRGERLEQANKEVSRRLITAMETIRAVIER comes from the coding sequence ATGGCAGTCAATACATCGTTAGAACAGGCGCTTGAGCATATGTCGCGTGCCCTTAACATGCTTGAAAATGCCGTCGAGGCTCGTATTGAAGCACAAAGCGACATGCAAGAATTTGAGGAAGAAGTGCAACGGCTAAATGCCGACCGCTCGCGCTTGGCGCAAGAACTCGACAGGGCTGAATCGCGCGGCGAGCGCCTTGAACAAGCCAATAAGGAAGTGTCCCGCCGCCTGATCACGGCAATGGAGACCATTAGAGCAGTTATCGAGCGATAG
- the tkt gene encoding transketolase yields MTNSEKQNQMANAIRFLSIDAVQKANSGHPGLPMGAADIATVLYTQFMSHDPKKPHWPNRDRFVLSAGHGSMLLYSLLYLTGYEDISIEEIKNFRQLGARTAGHPEYGHAAGIETTTGPLGQGIANAVGMALGERLMNARFGDLVDHYTFALAGDGCLMEGISQEAIALAGHLKLNKLILLWDDNNITIDGNVNVADNTDQLARFAAVGWDTFYVDGHDQQAIADAIAKAKQSDKPSFIACKTTIGFGSPHMAGTNKVHGSPLGAEEIAATRKALNWTAEPFIVPEDVLDSWRLSGLNSAKKHVEWTKKYEALDANTRAEFDRLMRGDLPGNFDAAIDAYKQKLANDQPKVATRKASEMALEVINGVVNETIGGSADLTGSNNTKTSQTKSITPDDFSGRYMHYGVREHAMGAIMNGLALYGGIIPYSGTFLCFADYARPAMRLSSLMGIRVIYVMTHDSIGLGEDGPTHQPVEHLASLRAIPNHLVFRPADVTETVECWQLALKSHKAPSTIALTRQNLPSLRKEFDSDNLCGLGAYELVTASDEAKVTIFASGSEVEIAVNARDILEKQGIATRVVSVPCFELFEQQSPSYRKALIGSAPVKIAIEAAIRQGWDSFIGNDGIFIGMHGFGASGPIEELYPHFGITSDAVVAAAKEKLQ; encoded by the coding sequence ATGACAAATTCAGAGAAACAAAACCAGATGGCCAATGCCATCCGCTTTCTTTCCATCGATGCCGTACAAAAAGCCAATTCTGGCCATCCCGGCCTACCAATGGGTGCGGCTGATATTGCCACCGTGCTTTATACCCAATTTATGTCACATGATCCTAAAAAGCCTCATTGGCCTAATCGCGATCGCTTTGTGCTTTCAGCCGGACACGGCTCTATGTTGCTTTATTCATTGCTTTATCTAACTGGCTATGAAGATATTTCAATTGAAGAAATTAAAAACTTCCGTCAATTGGGCGCTCGCACCGCTGGGCATCCTGAATATGGTCACGCTGCTGGTATTGAAACAACAACCGGCCCATTAGGTCAAGGTATTGCCAACGCCGTTGGCATGGCCCTTGGTGAACGTTTGATGAATGCGCGTTTTGGTGATCTTGTTGACCATTACACTTTTGCATTAGCAGGCGATGGCTGTTTGATGGAAGGTATTTCGCAAGAAGCAATTGCCCTTGCCGGTCATTTAAAGCTCAACAAGCTTATTTTACTATGGGACGATAATAATATTACCATTGATGGTAATGTAAATGTTGCTGACAATACTGATCAATTAGCGCGTTTTGCGGCTGTTGGTTGGGATACATTCTATGTTGATGGTCATGATCAACAGGCAATTGCTGATGCTATTGCAAAAGCTAAACAATCGGATAAGCCGAGCTTTATTGCTTGCAAAACTACCATTGGTTTTGGCTCGCCTCATATGGCTGGCACTAATAAGGTGCATGGTTCACCCCTTGGCGCAGAAGAAATTGCAGCAACTCGCAAAGCGCTTAATTGGACTGCCGAACCATTTATTGTGCCTGAAGATGTTTTGGATAGTTGGCGCTTGTCAGGTCTTAACTCGGCAAAGAAACACGTTGAGTGGACCAAGAAATATGAAGCGCTTGACGCCAATACTCGTGCAGAATTTGACCGTTTGATGCGTGGTGACTTGCCAGGCAATTTTGATGCGGCAATTGATGCTTATAAGCAAAAGCTAGCCAATGATCAGCCAAAGGTTGCAACGCGTAAAGCGTCTGAAATGGCTTTGGAAGTCATTAATGGTGTTGTGAATGAAACCATTGGTGGTTCGGCTGATTTGACTGGTTCAAACAATACTAAGACCAGCCAGACCAAAAGCATTACACCCGATGATTTTTCTGGCCGTTATATGCATTATGGCGTGCGTGAACATGCAATGGGCGCAATCATGAACGGTTTGGCACTATATGGTGGTATCATTCCATATTCAGGCACATTCTTGTGCTTTGCCGATTATGCGCGCCCTGCAATGCGTTTATCATCACTTATGGGTATCCGCGTTATCTATGTGATGACCCATGATTCCATTGGTCTTGGTGAAGATGGTCCAACCCATCAGCCAGTTGAGCATCTTGCTTCCTTGCGCGCTATTCCAAATCATTTGGTTTTCCGCCCTGCTGATGTGACTGAGACGGTAGAATGCTGGCAATTAGCATTAAAATCCCACAAAGCTCCATCAACTATCGCGCTTACTCGTCAAAATTTGCCAAGTTTACGTAAAGAGTTTGATAGCGACAACCTTTGTGGTCTTGGGGCCTATGAGTTGGTAACTGCAAGCGATGAAGCAAAAGTTACCATTTTTGCCAGCGGTTCGGAAGTTGAAATTGCGGTTAATGCCCGTGATATTCTCGAAAAGCAGGGCATTGCAACTCGCGTTGTATCGGTGCCATGTTTTGAATTGTTCGAGCAACAATCACCATCCTATCGCAAGGCTTTGATTGGTTCAGCGCCAGTTAAAATTGCAATTGAAGCGGCTATTCGCCAAGGTTGGGACAGCTTCATTGGCAATGATGGTATCTTTATTGGTATGCATGGCTTTGGTGCCAGTGGTCCAATTGAAGAACTCTATCCGCATTTTGGCATTACCAGCGATGCTGTTGTTGCTGCTGCAAAAGAAAAGCTTCAATAA